Below is a window of Acidimicrobiia bacterium DNA.
CCATGCGGCAGTGGCGCAATCGGGCCGACGAACAGCTCGCCCGCTCCAACTCGCTCAACGCGTCGGAACGCTGCTACCTGCGTGGCAAACCCACGTCGGGAAGCATGATCAAGGTCAACGGGCTGTTCGAGGCCGACGGCTGGGCCACGATCCTGGCCGCGCTGCAACCACTTGCTCGGCCCGACGCAGTGCCGAGCACGTCACCTCGGAGTGGCGGGCGGCGGCTCGCCGACGCGCTCGTCGAGCTTGCGGCGCAGTCACTCGGTGGCGAGACGGGGAGTGGTCGGGTGCGATTCGCGGCCGACATCGTCATCGACTACGAGACCCTGATGCGTATGGCGAACGGCGACCTGCTCGCGCGTATCTGCGACATCGAGGGCTTGGGTCCGGTCCCCCTCTCGATGGTCGAACGGCTCCTCTGCGACTGCTCGGTCGGCCGCGTGCTGATGCGCGGCCAGTCGGAGGTGCTCGATCTCGGGCGGCGCACCGACGTGCCCTCACCGGCGCAGCGCCGCGCACTCGCGCGCCGCGACAAGCATTGCCGGTTCCCCGGCTGCGATCGCCCAGTGCGCTGGACGGACGCGCACCACATCGTGCACTGGATCCGCGGTGGCCCGACCGACCTCGACAACCTCGTGCTCCTGTGTCGCCGTCACCACACCGCATGCCACGAAGGCGGATGGAACCTCGTGCGGAGTGCCGACGGCTCGATCTCCGCAGAACGGGGCCGCGGTCGTGCGCCGCCGCGGTCCAAGGCGGCGTGAGGGCGGCAAATCCCGACCGGTCTGGTCACGCTTGTAGCATGACTGAGATGGCGGTCACGGTTCGTCTCCCTACTTTGCTGCGCTCGTATGCCGATGGCGCGGCGTCCGTCGATGCCGAAGGGGCAACCGTGGGTGAAGTGTTCACCGAGCTCACGGGCCGTTTCCCCGGCCTCGCCG
It encodes the following:
- a CDS encoding DUF222 domain-containing protein, with translation MFDTEAPELATLSARVLDLLHEIDRRKAELVQVVGEWDAAEEWKHDGALSGASWLAHRGPLTRDDALRLVHTGRHAQTHERTRTALAAGEISVAHAGSMAAAAFRREEVFVEEEPELLELASVQQPEQFLSTMRQWRNRADEQLARSNSLNASERCYLRGKPTSGSMIKVNGLFEADGWATILAALQPLARPDAVPSTSPRSGGRRLADALVELAAQSLGGETGSGRVRFAADIVIDYETLMRMANGDLLARICDIEGLGPVPLSMVERLLCDCSVGRVLMRGQSEVLDLGRRTDVPSPAQRRALARRDKHCRFPGCDRPVRWTDAHHIVHWIRGGPTDLDNLVLLCRRHHTACHEGGWNLVRSADGSISAERGRGRAPPRSKAA